The following proteins are co-located in the Brevibacillus laterosporus DSM 25 genome:
- a CDS encoding cupin domain-containing protein, whose amino-acid sequence MENLDIKAIEEIVRKIITEKVGASTASAPEEFPKHRDSSGVTSIPLQVVRVAEKDRLDTGKKEDIVYCKDLFSLEESPRLGCGIMEMKETTFDWTLNYDEIDYVIEGYLEIIIDGRKVSAKAGEIILIPKGTKIQFSVPEFARFMYVTYPADWATQK is encoded by the coding sequence ATGGAAAACTTAGATATTAAAGCCATTGAAGAAATTGTCCGTAAAATCATTACTGAAAAAGTAGGAGCTAGCACAGCATCAGCTCCTGAAGAATTCCCAAAACATCGGGATAGTAGTGGTGTTACCTCTATACCTTTACAAGTTGTACGTGTAGCAGAAAAAGATCGTTTGGATACTGGCAAAAAAGAAGATATTGTTTATTGCAAAGATCTATTTTCATTAGAAGAAAGTCCACGCTTAGGTTGTGGAATTATGGAAATGAAAGAGACAACCTTTGACTGGACCCTTAATTATGATGAAATTGATTATGTAATAGAAGGGTACTTGGAAATCATCATTGATGGTCGCAAAGTTAGTGCAAAAGCAGGAGAAATCATTTTAATTCCAAAAGGAACAAAAATCCAATTTTCTGTACCTGAGTTTGCTCGCTTTATGTATGTAACGTATCCAGCAGATTGGGCAACTCAAAAATAA
- the eutH gene encoding ethanolamine utilization protein EutH: MGINEIIIYLMVIFMVLGAIDKCIGNKFGLSQQFEEGIMAMGALTLAMVGIISLSPVLAKVLSPIVVPLFDALGADPAMFATTILANDMGGFALAQELAKDPEAGMFAGVILGAMLGPTIVFTIPVALGIIRKEDHKFLATGVLSGIITIPIGCIAGGLVAGYSIGMILTNLVPILIFAALIVLGLVKFPNGMIKGFTIFGQFIVIVATLALAAGIIEQLVGLTIIPGLAPISEGIQIVGDISIVLAGAFCMVFVITKLFKKPLLKLGKVLGMNEVAAAGMVATLANNIPMFGMMKDMDDRGKIINVAFAVSAGFVLGDHLGFTAGVAKDMIFPMIVGKLVGGITAIFVAIFISKKMIEGKKDKDKKTEVA, encoded by the coding sequence ATGGGAATAAATGAAATCATTATTTACTTAATGGTCATTTTTATGGTTTTGGGTGCGATTGATAAGTGTATTGGGAATAAATTTGGCTTAAGTCAACAATTCGAAGAGGGTATTATGGCAATGGGTGCCTTAACGCTAGCCATGGTAGGTATTATCTCTTTGTCTCCTGTATTAGCCAAAGTGCTTAGTCCTATTGTTGTACCATTATTTGATGCACTAGGAGCAGACCCAGCAATGTTTGCTACTACGATTTTAGCAAATGATATGGGTGGCTTTGCATTAGCGCAAGAACTAGCGAAAGATCCAGAAGCAGGAATGTTTGCAGGGGTTATTTTAGGTGCTATGTTAGGGCCAACGATCGTTTTTACGATTCCAGTTGCTCTAGGTATTATTCGTAAAGAAGATCACAAGTTCTTAGCAACAGGTGTTCTATCAGGAATTATTACAATTCCGATTGGTTGTATTGCTGGTGGACTAGTTGCTGGTTATTCAATTGGCATGATTTTAACCAATCTAGTGCCAATTCTCATTTTTGCGGCTCTTATTGTACTAGGATTAGTGAAATTCCCGAATGGAATGATCAAAGGCTTTACGATCTTTGGCCAATTCATCGTTATTGTGGCAACGCTTGCATTAGCAGCTGGCATCATTGAACAACTAGTGGGTCTGACTATTATTCCAGGACTAGCTCCTATCTCAGAAGGTATTCAGATTGTTGGAGACATTTCCATTGTCTTAGCAGGAGCGTTCTGTATGGTATTTGTTATTACAAAGCTGTTTAAGAAGCCATTGCTTAAATTGGGTAAAGTACTTGGAATGAACGAAGTTGCTGCAGCAGGGATGGTTGCTACTCTTGCTAATAACATTCCGATGTTTGGAATGATGAAAGATATGGATGATAGAGGTAAAATTATTAACGTTGCCTTCGCTGTATCAGCAGGATTTGTTCTTGGTGACCATTTAGGATTCACAGCAGGTGTTGCAAAAGATATGATTTTCCCGATGATTGTTGGTAAATTAGTCGGTGGTATTACAGCAATCTTTGTAGCAATCTTCATTTCTAAAAAGATGATTGAAGGAAAAAAAGATAAAGATAAGAAAACGGAGGTTGCGTAA
- a CDS encoding BMC domain-containing protein has product MSSSIGILELRSISKGYETADFMLKKSTVDIHHMRSICPGKFLIIVSGDTANVQESMETAKQASKDFLVSEFILNGVHNDIVNGLKKSYSTEPINAIGIFETSNVSSGIYAINLALKGAHTFLKRINLGMGIGGKLVAVITGSVSDVEQAMDIAVTSIDQKRIVHYTVMPSPSEEIKKQFR; this is encoded by the coding sequence ATGAGTAGTTCCATTGGCATTCTTGAATTAAGAAGTATAAGTAAAGGATATGAGACGGCTGACTTCATGCTAAAAAAATCCACCGTGGATATCCATCATATGCGTTCCATTTGCCCGGGTAAATTTCTAATCATTGTTAGTGGTGATACTGCAAATGTACAAGAGTCCATGGAGACCGCAAAACAGGCCTCAAAGGATTTTCTTGTGAGTGAGTTTATTCTAAATGGTGTTCATAACGACATCGTTAATGGTTTGAAAAAAAGCTACTCAACTGAGCCTATAAATGCCATTGGAATTTTCGAAACATCCAACGTCTCATCTGGTATTTATGCGATAAACCTTGCCTTAAAAGGTGCCCATACCTTCTTGAAAAGAATCAACCTAGGTATGGGTATCGGCGGCAAGCTCGTCGCTGTCATTACTGGAAGTGTAAGCGATGTTGAACAAGCGATGGATATAGCTGTTACGTCTATCGATCAAAAGCGAATCGTTCATTATACCGTTATGCCATCACCAAGTGAAGAGATCAAAAAACAGTTTCGGTAA
- a CDS encoding EutN/CcmL family microcompartment protein yields the protein MIVGEVVGSLWATRKDEKLNGLTFLVVKPHSYDENTSKECFVAADHAGAGIGDTVLVTKGSAARSSMKDQNVPIDAVIVGIVDSLEMNNE from the coding sequence ATGATTGTTGGAGAAGTTGTCGGCAGTCTTTGGGCTACGAGAAAAGATGAAAAGCTAAATGGGTTAACGTTTCTAGTAGTTAAACCGCATTCATATGATGAAAACACTTCAAAGGAATGCTTTGTTGCCGCAGATCATGCTGGAGCGGGTATAGGTGACACCGTTCTTGTAACGAAAGGCAGTGCAGCAAGAAGCTCCATGAAAGATCAGAACGTACCCATTGATGCAGTTATTGTGGGCATTGTAGATTCTCTGGAGATGAACAATGAGTAG
- a CDS encoding ethanolamine utilization protein, whose translation MNIEALVEAVTKEVYKKLQGMKPLQEQPIKRQKAIIMDNQAHPEIEAHIESHYDFQYYDEQTRDCDLVIIPTICIQLLGNLANGISAGSRERFILTMLLKGKKVVALENSMVYKKYKQTANPLLYKQYEEFEERIKSFGIQMVQVSDLLNIDGKEHKPEVASTKQESEIEREEVRQEVISKKLITESDLKKFHLRKVNQIIVSKNSIITPLAKDYIKMQQIQVRRK comes from the coding sequence ATGAACATAGAAGCTTTAGTCGAAGCGGTTACAAAAGAGGTATATAAAAAGCTTCAAGGTATGAAGCCTTTGCAGGAACAGCCAATCAAGCGGCAAAAAGCAATCATTATGGACAACCAAGCACACCCTGAAATTGAAGCACATATAGAATCACACTACGATTTTCAATATTACGATGAGCAAACGAGGGATTGCGATCTCGTTATCATCCCGACTATTTGCATTCAGCTACTAGGGAATCTGGCAAATGGCATCAGTGCGGGAAGTCGTGAACGTTTTATTTTAACCATGCTTTTAAAAGGTAAAAAAGTAGTCGCTTTAGAAAATTCCATGGTTTATAAAAAATATAAACAGACGGCAAACCCGTTGTTGTACAAGCAATACGAGGAGTTTGAAGAGAGAATCAAGAGTTTTGGTATTCAAATGGTTCAAGTATCTGACTTACTCAATATTGATGGCAAAGAACATAAACCAGAGGTTGCAAGTACTAAGCAAGAGAGCGAGATTGAACGAGAAGAAGTTCGTCAGGAAGTTATTTCTAAGAAGCTGATTACAGAATCTGATTTGAAGAAATTTCATCTGCGCAAAGTGAATCAAATCATCGTGAGCAAAAATAGTATTATTACACCACTTGCAAAAGATTATATCAAAATGCAGCAGATTCAAGTACGGAGAAAATAA
- the eutD gene encoding ethanolamine utilization phosphate acetyltransferase EutD, translating into MKNDLIESIVDEVVKRVNEEMCVPIEASGKHVHLSRADIDALFGPGYELTKMKDLSQPGQYACKERVTLIGPKGALHNVVVLGPERKETQVEIALTDAVALGVKGLVKESGQIEGTPGIVIASATNMVQLQKGLIVAKRHIHMTPEDAAKHNVANGETVQVKVFSSRPLIFDDVMIRVSPSYATFMHIDYDEANACGFTKGTMGKILKKST; encoded by the coding sequence ATGAAAAACGATCTGATTGAAAGCATTGTAGATGAAGTAGTTAAACGTGTTAATGAAGAGATGTGTGTTCCTATTGAAGCATCAGGAAAACATGTTCACTTGAGCAGAGCTGACATTGACGCTTTGTTTGGACCTGGCTATGAATTGACAAAAATGAAAGATTTGTCTCAGCCTGGACAATATGCTTGCAAGGAACGGGTTACGCTAATTGGTCCTAAAGGTGCTTTGCATAATGTAGTTGTACTTGGACCTGAACGTAAAGAGACGCAAGTAGAGATTGCTTTAACAGATGCTGTTGCACTAGGAGTTAAAGGTCTTGTTAAAGAGAGCGGACAGATAGAAGGAACACCAGGAATTGTAATTGCCTCAGCTACTAATATGGTTCAATTGCAAAAAGGATTAATCGTTGCAAAACGCCATATTCATATGACTCCTGAAGATGCGGCAAAACATAATGTTGCTAACGGCGAAACGGTTCAAGTTAAGGTATTCAGCAGTCGACCATTGATTTTCGATGATGTAATGATTCGTGTGAGCCCGTCCTATGCAACATTCATGCATATTGATTATGATGAAGCAAATGCGTGTGGATTTACAAAAGGTACTATGGGGAAAATTTTGAAGAAAAGTACCTAG
- a CDS encoding ethanolamine corrinoid cobalamin adenosyltransferase, whose product MALITESDLRKHFKNQDAKDTKIYEVKKGVILTPSAKSFLTDHQIELRYFDENATQQQSAHVPTPELSTKPSIRYETIYGGYLESKPEHMTHLYGNLLVYKDHPRIIFRGKLDSLEAKILQAQITGVKAGLPKLAADLEEVLLFVRNILRCEVLGERLSNIQLLDMTSDEIREQSHHPKKYFGLDHFKPSYEMGEMVVALNSLRTFTRETELLAYQAFKQEHGSVEREDIIQALNRLSSLFWILMFRVRIDKYKA is encoded by the coding sequence ATGGCTCTTATCACAGAAAGCGATTTGCGAAAACACTTTAAAAATCAAGATGCAAAAGATACTAAGATTTATGAAGTGAAAAAGGGCGTCATTCTCACGCCTTCTGCTAAAAGTTTTTTAACAGATCATCAGATAGAGCTACGCTACTTTGATGAGAACGCAACCCAACAACAGAGTGCTCATGTGCCAACACCGGAACTTTCAACTAAACCATCCATTCGCTATGAAACAATCTATGGTGGATATCTTGAAAGTAAACCAGAGCATATGACTCATTTATATGGAAATCTCCTTGTCTATAAAGACCATCCTCGCATAATTTTTCGTGGAAAACTAGATTCATTAGAAGCTAAGATTCTCCAAGCACAAATTACTGGAGTAAAAGCAGGGCTACCAAAGCTGGCGGCTGATTTGGAAGAAGTACTTCTATTTGTACGAAATATTTTGCGCTGTGAAGTTCTTGGTGAGAGGCTGTCTAATATCCAATTGTTAGATATGACATCTGATGAAATAAGAGAACAATCTCATCATCCTAAGAAATATTTCGGGTTAGATCATTTTAAGCCGAGCTATGAAATGGGTGAGATGGTTGTTGCCTTAAATTCATTGCGTACTTTCACGAGAGAAACGGAATTGTTGGCTTATCAAGCATTTAAACAAGAGCACGGAAGTGTGGAACGTGAAGACATTATTCAAGCGTTGAATCGCCTTTCCTCCTTATTTTGGATATTAATGTTTCGCGTTCGTATAGATAAATACAAAGCTTGA
- the pduA gene encoding propanediol utilization microcompartment protein PduA has translation MANANALGMVETKGLVGAIEAADAMVKAANVTLIGKEQIGAGLVTVMVRGDVGAVKAATDAGAAAAERVGELLSVHVIPRPHTEVDAILPKTAE, from the coding sequence ATGGCAAACGCAAATGCATTGGGAATGGTAGAAACTAAAGGACTAGTTGGAGCTATTGAAGCAGCAGATGCAATGGTAAAAGCAGCAAACGTTACATTGATTGGTAAAGAACAAATCGGTGCAGGTCTAGTAACAGTTATGGTACGTGGAGATGTAGGTGCAGTTAAAGCAGCAACAGACGCTGGAGCAGCAGCAGCAGAACGCGTTGGAGAATTACTATCTGTACATGTAATTCCAAGACCACATACTGAAGTAGATGCAATCTTGCCAAAAACAGCAGAATAA
- a CDS encoding acetaldehyde dehydrogenase (acetylating), translated as MEVLDKDLMSIQEVRTLIKKAKEAQVKLASMTQAQIDSIVKAMADAAYENREKLAKMANEETGFGRWQDKIVKNAFASKHVYEEIKDLKTVGILNEDKENKTMEVGVPVGVVAGLIPSTNPTSTVIYKAIISLKSGNSIVFSPHPNALRCILETVKIISEAAKKAGCPDGAIACMTVPTIQGTDQLMKHKDTAMILATGGTAMVKAAYSSGTPAIGVGPGNGPAFIERSANIPLAVKRILDSKTFDNGTICASEQSVVVERDNKNAIVEEFKKQGAYFLSKEESQKLGKFIMRANGTMNPQIVGKSVQHIAKLADLQVPESTRVLIAEETEVGSKVPYSREKLAPILAFYTEDNWRTALDRCVEILNNEGAGHTMMVHTNNEAIVREFALKQPVSRILINTPGTLGGIGASTALFPALTLGCGAVGGSSTSDNVGPLNLLNIRRVAYGLKELEDIVETRATEVKEPTLEATNKEELISLIVKRILAEM; from the coding sequence ATGGAAGTTCTAGACAAAGACCTAATGTCCATTCAAGAGGTACGCACTTTAATCAAAAAAGCAAAAGAAGCTCAAGTCAAACTAGCTTCCATGACACAAGCACAAATTGATTCCATTGTTAAAGCGATGGCAGATGCTGCTTATGAGAATCGTGAGAAGTTAGCTAAAATGGCAAACGAAGAAACAGGTTTTGGTCGTTGGCAAGATAAGATTGTCAAAAACGCATTTGCTTCTAAGCATGTTTATGAAGAGATTAAAGACCTTAAAACCGTTGGTATCTTGAATGAAGATAAAGAGAATAAAACAATGGAAGTCGGTGTACCTGTAGGTGTTGTAGCTGGTTTAATTCCATCAACAAATCCTACTTCCACCGTTATCTATAAAGCAATCATCTCTCTTAAATCGGGAAATAGTATTGTATTTTCCCCACATCCAAATGCACTACGTTGTATCTTAGAAACAGTAAAAATCATTAGTGAAGCTGCTAAAAAAGCAGGTTGCCCAGATGGTGCTATTGCTTGCATGACTGTACCAACTATTCAAGGGACAGATCAATTAATGAAGCACAAAGATACGGCTATGATTCTAGCTACTGGTGGTACAGCTATGGTAAAAGCAGCCTACTCCTCTGGTACACCAGCAATCGGTGTAGGACCTGGTAATGGACCAGCATTTATTGAAAGAAGTGCTAACATTCCATTAGCAGTAAAACGTATCCTTGATTCTAAAACGTTTGATAACGGAACCATTTGTGCTTCTGAACAATCCGTTGTTGTAGAAAGAGACAACAAAAATGCAATTGTTGAGGAGTTCAAAAAACAAGGTGCTTACTTCCTTTCCAAAGAAGAGAGCCAAAAACTAGGAAAATTCATTATGCGTGCAAATGGTACAATGAATCCTCAAATCGTAGGAAAAAGTGTTCAACACATCGCGAAATTGGCTGACCTACAAGTTCCTGAATCAACACGAGTTCTTATTGCTGAAGAAACAGAAGTTGGAAGTAAGGTTCCATACTCTCGTGAAAAATTGGCCCCAATCCTCGCTTTCTACACAGAAGATAACTGGAGAACTGCATTAGATCGTTGTGTTGAGATTTTAAATAACGAAGGTGCTGGACACACAATGATGGTTCATACGAACAATGAAGCTATCGTTCGTGAATTCGCTTTGAAACAGCCTGTATCCCGTATCCTTATTAATACACCAGGTACTTTAGGCGGTATTGGTGCGAGTACTGCTCTATTCCCAGCGTTAACATTGGGTTGTGGAGCGGTTGGAGGAAGCTCAACTTCCGATAACGTTGGCCCACTAAACCTACTTAACATTCGTCGTGTGGCTTACGGCTTGAAAGAATTAGAAGATATTGTAGAAACAAGAGCAACTGAAGTAAAAGAACCTACTCTTGAAGCTACTAATAAAGAAGAATTAATCAGCTTAATTGTAAAACGCATTTTAGCTGAAATGTAA
- a CDS encoding BMC domain-containing protein — translation MKNQALGLVETKGLLGAMEAADAALKAANVTFIGFERLKKDGLVTVKVTGDVGAVQAAVDAGSAAARQLNCLFNSHVIARLHEETAKIVTVDLPKETPKKMPKELPAKNIQSTPLEVITKAKKPEAAPVVDHVEEVSVQLTENAQEGTQDENDVVIQEQQLEEATSLVSSGKKKEKRLEDMKLAELRKIAYKLKLTTISKVQVKYAKKDQLIKAIAQHEGEKE, via the coding sequence ATGAAAAATCAAGCATTAGGACTTGTTGAGACGAAAGGACTCTTGGGAGCAATGGAAGCTGCTGACGCTGCTCTCAAAGCCGCAAATGTTACATTCATTGGTTTTGAAAGATTAAAAAAAGATGGTTTGGTGACAGTCAAGGTAACAGGTGATGTTGGAGCAGTACAAGCTGCCGTTGACGCAGGAAGTGCTGCTGCTAGACAACTAAACTGTCTCTTCAATAGTCATGTCATCGCAAGGCTACATGAAGAAACAGCTAAAATCGTCACTGTTGATTTGCCAAAAGAGACACCAAAAAAAATGCCTAAAGAATTACCTGCAAAAAACATCCAAAGCACTCCTCTTGAAGTAATTACAAAAGCGAAAAAGCCAGAGGCAGCACCGGTTGTTGATCACGTAGAAGAAGTCTCTGTTCAACTAACTGAAAATGCTCAAGAGGGAACACAGGATGAAAATGATGTGGTAATTCAAGAGCAACAACTAGAAGAAGCTACCTCCCTTGTTTCTTCTGGTAAAAAGAAAGAAAAACGACTAGAAGATATGAAACTAGCGGAGTTAAGAAAAATAGCTTACAAGTTAAAATTAACAACCATTTCGAAAGTGCAAGTAAAGTATGCAAAAAAAGATCAGCTTATTAAAGCGATTGCACAACATGAGGGAGAGAAGGAGTAA
- the eutL gene encoding ethanolamine utilization microcompartment protein EutL — translation MKNEPIYAKVLGTKLISNVSPDMAEKLELKPHHKSLGIITADIDDVTYTALDEATKSADVDVVYAKSMYAGSANASTKLAGEVIGIIAGPSPAEVKSGLSAAINYIEDSAHFVGANDDNSITYFAHCVSRTGSYLSQVANINEGEAIAYLIAPPLEAMYALDAALKAADVSIGAFFGPPSETNFGGALLTGSQSACRAACDAFAAAVQFVADNPTSY, via the coding sequence ATGAAAAACGAACCTATCTACGCAAAAGTATTAGGAACTAAGCTGATCTCTAACGTGAGTCCTGATATGGCTGAGAAGCTAGAACTAAAACCACATCACAAAAGTTTGGGAATCATCACAGCTGATATTGATGATGTGACATATACCGCATTAGACGAAGCAACCAAATCAGCTGATGTAGATGTTGTTTATGCAAAAAGTATGTATGCGGGATCAGCTAATGCATCTACAAAACTAGCTGGTGAGGTAATTGGGATCATTGCAGGTCCAAGCCCAGCAGAAGTGAAAAGTGGACTTAGTGCTGCTATCAACTATATCGAAGACTCAGCACATTTCGTAGGTGCAAATGACGATAATTCGATTACGTATTTCGCACATTGTGTCTCCCGTACAGGTAGCTATTTGTCTCAAGTAGCTAATATAAATGAGGGCGAAGCAATTGCCTATTTGATTGCACCTCCTCTCGAAGCAATGTACGCACTTGATGCAGCTCTAAAAGCAGCAGATGTGAGCATTGGAGCTTTCTTTGGACCTCCATCTGAAACCAACTTTGGTGGTGCCTTATTAACTGGTAGTCAATCTGCATGCAGAGCAGCATGTGATGCATTTGCAGCAGCCGTTCAATTTGTGGCTGACAACCCTACCAGTTACTAA
- the eutC gene encoding ethanolamine ammonia-lyase subunit EutC has protein sequence MISDEFLEDITEVDIKAQLLIPDPEDKEGYLKMKEKTPARLGIWRAGPRYKTSTSLRFRADHAAAQDAVFSYVPEEFVKEMNLVSIETLCKDKDEYITRPDLGRQLSPETIQYVKQNTTQFAKVQLVVGDGLSSAAIEANLRDILPSITQGLKMYGIEIGNILFVKHCRVPSMDVIGEITGADVVCLLVGERPGLVTAESMSAYVAYKPTVGMPEAKRTVISNIHQGGTPAVEAGAHIAELIKTMIDKKASGIDLKM, from the coding sequence ATGATTAGTGATGAATTCTTGGAAGACATCACAGAAGTTGACATTAAAGCACAGCTTTTGATTCCAGACCCTGAAGATAAAGAAGGGTATCTGAAAATGAAAGAAAAAACCCCTGCTCGTCTTGGGATTTGGAGAGCAGGCCCACGTTATAAAACATCTACATCCTTACGTTTTCGTGCTGACCATGCGGCAGCACAGGATGCGGTATTCTCCTACGTACCTGAAGAATTTGTAAAAGAAATGAATTTGGTATCGATTGAAACGCTTTGCAAAGACAAAGATGAATATATCACTCGACCAGATTTAGGTCGTCAGCTATCTCCAGAAACCATCCAATATGTAAAGCAGAACACAACGCAATTTGCGAAGGTTCAATTGGTTGTTGGGGACGGATTAAGCTCTGCTGCAATTGAGGCTAACCTACGTGACATTTTACCATCCATTACGCAAGGTTTAAAAATGTATGGAATCGAAATCGGTAATATTTTATTCGTAAAACATTGCCGTGTACCTTCCATGGATGTCATCGGTGAAATTACAGGAGCAGATGTTGTATGTCTTCTAGTAGGGGAAAGACCTGGTCTAGTAACAGCAGAATCAATGAGTGCTTACGTTGCTTATAAGCCAACAGTTGGTATGCCAGAAGCGAAAAGAACAGTTATCTCCAATATTCACCAAGGTGGTACACCAGCAGTAGAAGCTGGGGCTCATATTGCAGAGCTAATCAAAACCATGATTGATAAAAAAGCTTCAGGTATCGATTTGAAAATGTAG
- a CDS encoding ethanolamine ammonia-lyase subunit EutB — MILKTKLFGRMYQFSSIIEVLAKANEVKSGDTLAGVAATSAEERVAAKVVLAQLTLADLRNNPVVPYEKDEVTRIIQDQVNEKIYAEIKNWTVEELREWILNENTKESDIKRISRGLTSEMIAAVAKIMSNLDLIYGAKKIRITAHANTTIGRAGTLSARLQPNHPTDDPDGITASLMEGLTYGIGDAVLGLNPVDDSTESVARVLKRFEEFKQKWEIPTQTCVLAHVTTQMDAIRQGAPTDLIFQSIAGSEKGNEAFGFNAATIAEAQHLALHEGTATGPNVMYFETGQGSELSSEAHHGVDQVTMEARCYGFAKKFSPFLVNTVVGFIGPEYLYNSKQVIRAGLEDHFMGKLTGIPMGCDACYTNHMKADQNDIENLAVLLSAAGCNFFMGIPHGDDVMLNYQTTGYHDTATLRELLGLAPIKEFEQWMEKMGFIENGKLTKKAGDASVFLK, encoded by the coding sequence GTGATCTTAAAGACGAAATTATTTGGTCGGATGTATCAATTTTCATCCATTATCGAAGTCCTAGCAAAAGCGAATGAAGTAAAATCTGGGGATACATTAGCCGGTGTTGCTGCTACTTCAGCTGAAGAACGCGTTGCTGCTAAGGTTGTTCTAGCTCAACTAACATTAGCTGATTTACGTAACAACCCTGTTGTTCCTTATGAGAAGGATGAAGTAACACGCATCATCCAAGATCAAGTGAACGAAAAAATTTACGCTGAAATTAAAAACTGGACAGTTGAAGAATTGCGCGAGTGGATTCTAAACGAGAACACAAAAGAGTCTGATATCAAACGCATTTCCAGAGGTCTAACTTCTGAAATGATCGCAGCAGTAGCAAAAATCATGTCCAACCTTGACTTGATTTACGGAGCAAAAAAAATCCGCATTACTGCTCATGCAAACACAACAATTGGTCGTGCAGGCACGCTATCTGCTCGTTTACAGCCTAACCATCCAACCGATGATCCAGACGGTATTACAGCTTCCTTAATGGAAGGTTTAACTTACGGTATTGGTGATGCGGTACTTGGTTTGAACCCAGTAGATGATTCCACTGAAAGCGTTGCGCGTGTCTTAAAAAGATTTGAAGAGTTTAAACAAAAATGGGAAATTCCTACTCAAACTTGTGTATTAGCTCACGTAACTACACAAATGGATGCTATCCGTCAAGGAGCTCCTACAGATTTGATTTTCCAATCCATTGCTGGTTCTGAAAAAGGAAACGAAGCATTTGGTTTTAATGCTGCGACGATTGCTGAAGCTCAACATTTAGCTTTGCATGAAGGTACAGCTACTGGTCCAAACGTAATGTATTTTGAAACAGGACAAGGTTCCGAATTGTCTTCTGAAGCTCATCATGGAGTGGACCAAGTAACAATGGAAGCACGTTGCTATGGTTTTGCTAAGAAGTTTAGTCCATTCCTTGTGAACACAGTTGTTGGCTTTATTGGACCTGAATATCTCTACAACTCTAAGCAAGTTATTCGAGCAGGTCTTGAAGATCACTTCATGGGTAAATTAACAGGTATTCCAATGGGATGCGATGCTTGTTACACCAACCATATGAAAGCAGATCAAAATGATATTGAAAACTTAGCTGTATTATTGTCAGCTGCTGGATGTAACTTCTTCATGGGTATCCCTCATGGTGACGACGTAATGTTGAACTATCAAACAACAGGATACCACGATACAGCTACCTTACGTGAGCTGTTAGGCTTGGCTCCAATTAAAGAATTCGAACAATGGATGGAAAAAATGGGCTTCATTGAAAATGGAAAACTTACGAAAAAAGCCGGAGACGCTTCTGTGTTCTTAAAGTAA